Proteins encoded by one window of Azospirillum brasilense:
- a CDS encoding carbohydrate-binding domain-containing protein produces the protein MSNSSASAGNVVVIDSGLSSAWNTGRLVYQHDFYGNDNDVMVANANTHGALVTAEILENAPDVGIIALKVMPDDGSGASEANIEKALQWVVANADAYNITAVNLSLGGGAQTTAATTTISDELAALAAKRVLTVAAAGNSGDGGATQTVSSYAADVNQICVSASTGDGAFPSWAQRSPSLTDVCADGTDVRITNLSGVTYTANGSSFAAPAVTAAVARAQQAWVEQTGTRLTQSEFLDLARSTGKAMGTAGYFELDTDALLAKIAQSAPVPTAQSATTITVNASGAPAGGVNAHFNLLVDGKTVGQATVDSAAKDYSFTANLTADQAHKVQVQYDNDGFVNGQDRNLFVNKVTINGTAHSPAAANVTYDKGALDGKDVVKGQSSMWWGGTLVVDAPAKDFPVQAAPANTTITVNASGAAAGGVNAHFNLLVDGKAIGGATVGTAAKDFTFATNLTADQAHKVQVQYDNDAMVNGQDRSLFVNKVTINGHAVAPTASNVTYDKGALDGKDVVKGQAGLWWNGTLVVDADKSWFPSAAGTGAVASALSASPPAAQHADGQDTVWQHLVAQRLEAAAPLHADHGASLYDAVPPLDAYAHAAALAEHHPDPLHPLDAA, from the coding sequence ATGTCGAACAGCTCCGCTTCCGCCGGCAACGTCGTTGTGATCGACAGCGGCCTGTCCTCCGCCTGGAACACGGGCCGGCTGGTCTATCAGCATGACTTCTACGGAAACGACAACGACGTCATGGTCGCCAACGCGAACACGCACGGCGCCCTGGTCACCGCGGAGATCCTGGAGAACGCGCCCGACGTCGGCATCATCGCGCTGAAGGTCATGCCCGACGACGGCAGCGGCGCCAGCGAGGCCAACATCGAGAAGGCCCTGCAGTGGGTCGTCGCCAACGCCGACGCCTACAACATCACGGCGGTGAACCTGTCGCTGGGCGGCGGCGCGCAGACGACCGCGGCCACCACCACGATCTCCGACGAGTTGGCCGCTCTCGCCGCCAAGCGCGTGCTGACCGTGGCCGCCGCCGGCAACAGCGGCGACGGCGGGGCGACGCAGACCGTGTCCAGCTACGCGGCCGACGTGAACCAGATCTGCGTTTCGGCCTCCACCGGGGACGGCGCCTTCCCGTCCTGGGCGCAGCGCAGCCCGTCGCTGACCGACGTCTGCGCCGACGGCACCGACGTGCGGATCACCAATCTGTCGGGCGTCACCTACACGGCCAACGGCTCCTCCTTCGCCGCGCCGGCGGTCACCGCGGCGGTGGCGCGGGCGCAGCAGGCGTGGGTGGAGCAGACCGGCACCCGGCTGACCCAGTCGGAGTTCCTCGATCTCGCCCGCAGCACCGGCAAGGCCATGGGCACCGCCGGCTATTTCGAGCTGGACACCGACGCCCTGCTGGCCAAGATCGCCCAGTCCGCCCCGGTCCCAACGGCGCAGAGCGCCACGACGATCACCGTCAACGCTTCCGGCGCGCCGGCGGGCGGGGTGAACGCCCATTTCAACCTGCTGGTGGACGGCAAGACGGTGGGGCAGGCCACGGTGGATTCGGCGGCCAAGGACTACAGCTTCACCGCCAACCTGACCGCCGACCAGGCCCACAAGGTGCAGGTCCAGTACGACAACGACGGCTTCGTCAACGGCCAGGACCGCAACCTGTTCGTCAACAAGGTGACGATCAACGGCACGGCCCACAGCCCGGCCGCCGCCAACGTCACCTATGACAAGGGCGCGCTCGACGGCAAGGACGTGGTCAAGGGCCAGTCGTCGATGTGGTGGGGCGGCACGCTGGTGGTCGATGCCCCGGCGAAGGATTTCCCGGTCCAGGCGGCGCCCGCCAACACGACGATCACGGTCAACGCCTCCGGAGCCGCGGCCGGCGGTGTGAACGCCCATTTCAATCTGCTGGTGGACGGCAAGGCCATCGGCGGCGCCACCGTCGGCACGGCGGCCAAGGACTTCACCTTCGCCACCAACCTGACCGCCGACCAGGCGCACAAGGTCCAGGTCCAGTACGACAACGACGCCATGGTGAACGGGCAGGACCGCTCGCTGTTCGTCAACAAAGTCACCATCAACGGCCACGCCGTCGCCCCCACGGCGTCGAACGTCACCTACGACAAGGGCGCGCTCGACGGGAAGGACGTGGTGAAGGGGCAGGCCGGCCTGTGGTGGAACGGCACGCTGGTCGTCGACGCCGACAAGTCCTGGTTCCCCTCCGCCGCCGGGACGGGCGCCGTGGCGTCGGCCCTGTCCGCGAGCCCGCCCGCCGCCCAACACGCGGACGGCCAGGACACCGTGTGGCAGCATCTCGTCGCGCAGCGGCTGGAGGCGGCGGCTCCGCTGCACGCCGACCATGGTGCGTCGCTGTACGACGCCGTCCCGCCGCTGGACGCTTACGCCCACGCCGCGGCCCTGGCGGAGCATCACCCCGACCCGCTGCATCCGCTCGACGCCGCCTAA
- the recN gene encoding DNA repair protein RecN, producing MLASLTIRDVVLIERLGLGFRKGLCVLTGETGAGKSILLDALGLALGARADSGLVRHGADQASVTAEFDLSGDHPALAILREQGLDPEERLVVRRTVSADGRSRAWVNDQAVGVGLLKRLGEELVEVHGQFDTHGLLNPQTHRGVLDAYAGLAAQAAQVAATHRAWRQVEDARANAAAEIARARSEEEYLRHAVAELDALAPKPGEEEELAETRAVLMHREKLVDALNAAYGELSGDRGVERALSSAIRTLSRIADKAAGKLDPVIAALDRAATEAGEAIAGLQAVSSDVDMDPQALEKLEERLFALRAAARKHGVDVDALAPLRKDMADRLLLIEDQGDLLARLAREAEAARDAYRKAAESLSRERQQAAGRLDTAVATELAPLKLEKAKFRTLVEPLADESDWTAAGMDRVAFQVATNPGSPPGALNKIASGGELARFMLALKVVLAQTSTVGTLVFDEVDTGIGGAVAAAVGERLKTLGQGLQVLVVTHSPQVAARGSIHLKVQKSVKGEQVTTGVVELDGDDRREEIARMLSGATVTAEARAAADSLIAGRG from the coding sequence ATGCTGGCGTCGCTGACGATCCGGGACGTCGTCCTGATCGAACGGCTGGGGCTGGGCTTCCGCAAGGGCCTGTGCGTCCTCACCGGCGAGACCGGTGCGGGCAAGTCGATCCTGCTCGACGCGCTGGGTCTGGCGCTGGGCGCGCGGGCCGATTCGGGCCTCGTCCGTCACGGCGCCGACCAGGCGTCGGTGACGGCGGAGTTCGACCTGTCGGGTGACCACCCGGCGCTCGCCATCCTCAGGGAGCAGGGGCTCGACCCCGAGGAGCGGCTGGTCGTCCGCCGCACCGTCAGTGCCGACGGGCGCAGCCGCGCCTGGGTCAACGACCAGGCGGTCGGCGTCGGCCTGCTGAAGCGGCTGGGCGAGGAGCTGGTCGAGGTCCATGGCCAGTTCGACACCCACGGCCTCCTGAATCCGCAGACCCACCGCGGCGTGCTGGACGCCTACGCCGGGCTGGCCGCCCAGGCTGCCCAGGTCGCCGCCACCCACCGCGCCTGGAGACAGGTCGAGGACGCGCGGGCCAACGCCGCCGCCGAGATCGCCCGCGCCCGCTCGGAGGAGGAGTATCTCCGCCACGCCGTGGCCGAGCTGGACGCGCTGGCCCCCAAGCCGGGCGAAGAGGAGGAACTGGCCGAGACCCGCGCCGTGCTGATGCACCGGGAAAAGCTGGTCGACGCGCTGAACGCCGCCTATGGGGAGCTGTCGGGCGACCGCGGGGTGGAGCGCGCCCTGTCCTCGGCCATCCGCACGCTGAGCCGCATCGCCGACAAGGCCGCCGGCAAGCTCGACCCGGTCATCGCCGCGCTCGACCGCGCCGCGACCGAGGCGGGGGAGGCCATCGCCGGTCTCCAGGCCGTGTCCTCCGACGTGGATATGGACCCGCAGGCCCTTGAGAAGCTGGAGGAGCGGCTGTTCGCCCTGCGCGCCGCCGCCCGCAAGCACGGGGTGGACGTGGACGCGCTGGCCCCCCTGCGCAAGGACATGGCCGACCGGCTGCTCCTGATCGAGGACCAGGGCGATCTGCTGGCCCGCCTCGCCCGTGAGGCGGAGGCCGCCCGCGACGCTTACCGCAAGGCCGCCGAGTCGCTGAGCCGGGAGCGCCAGCAGGCCGCCGGGCGGCTGGATACGGCGGTCGCCACCGAACTCGCCCCGCTGAAGCTGGAGAAGGCGAAGTTCCGCACGCTGGTCGAGCCGTTGGCCGACGAATCGGACTGGACCGCCGCCGGCATGGACCGCGTGGCCTTCCAGGTCGCCACCAACCCCGGTTCGCCCCCCGGTGCGCTGAACAAGATCGCGTCCGGTGGCGAGCTGGCGCGCTTCATGCTGGCGCTGAAGGTGGTGCTGGCCCAGACCTCGACCGTCGGCACGCTGGTGTTCGACGAGGTGGACACCGGCATCGGCGGCGCTGTCGCCGCCGCGGTGGGCGAGCGGCTGAAGACGCTCGGGCAGGGGCTTCAGGTCCTGGTGGTCACCCACAGCCCGCAGGTCGCCGCCCGCGGCTCCATCCACCTCAAGGTCCAGAAGTCGGTGAAGGGCGAGCAGGTGACGACCGGCGTGGTCGAGCTGGACGGCGACGACCGCCGCGAGGAGATCGCCCGCATGCTGTCCGGCGCCACCGTCACCGCCGAGGCCCGCGCCGCCGCCGACAGCCTGATCGCCGGGCGCGGCTAG